The proteins below come from a single Flavobacterium lindanitolerans genomic window:
- a CDS encoding thymidylate synthase: MQQYLDLVKHVLETGTQKGDRTGIGTKSVFGYQMRFDLSEGFPMVTTKKLHLKSIIYELLWFLKGDTNIGYLNENGVKIWDEWADENGELGPVYGHQWRNWNSEEIDQITELIEILKTNPNSRRMLVSAWNPSVLPDTSKSFAENVANGKVALPPCHAFFQFYVADGKLSCQLYQRSADIFLGVPFNIASYALLTLMIAQVCDLKPGDFIHTFGDAHIYNNHIEQLELQLSRDPKPLPKMILNPNVKNILDFKFEDFTLEGYEPHPHIKGAVAV, translated from the coding sequence ATGCAACAATATTTAGATTTAGTAAAGCACGTTCTCGAAACAGGAACACAAAAAGGAGACAGAACCGGAATCGGAACAAAAAGCGTTTTTGGTTATCAGATGCGTTTTGACCTGTCTGAAGGTTTCCCTATGGTTACTACCAAAAAGCTGCATCTTAAATCTATCATCTACGAACTATTGTGGTTTCTGAAAGGCGATACGAATATTGGCTATTTGAATGAAAACGGCGTAAAAATCTGGGACGAGTGGGCAGATGAAAATGGCGAACTAGGTCCGGTTTATGGACATCAATGGAGAAACTGGAACAGTGAAGAAATCGACCAGATTACAGAACTGATTGAAATATTAAAAACCAACCCAAACAGCAGAAGAATGTTGGTTTCTGCATGGAACCCATCTGTATTACCTGATACTTCCAAATCTTTCGCAGAAAATGTTGCAAACGGAAAAGTAGCACTTCCGCCCTGCCACGCCTTTTTTCAGTTTTATGTAGCAGATGGCAAATTATCCTGCCAGTTATATCAAAGAAGCGCCGATATCTTTTTAGGAGTGCCTTTTAACATAGCATCTTATGCATTATTGACATTGATGATTGCTCAGGTTTGCGATTTAAAACCGGGAGATTTTATCCATACTTTTGGTGACGCGCACATCTATAACAACCATATTGAACAATTAGAGTTGCAGCTTTCCCGCGACCCGAAACCGCTGCCAAAAATGATTCTGAATCCGAATGTCAAAAATATTCTCGATTTCAAATTTGAGGACTTTACTTTAGAAGGCTATGAGCCGCACCCTCACATTAAAGGAGCAGTCGCGGTTTAA
- a CDS encoding energy transducer TonB, translating into MKSFLLSVLFLMMPVLLLAQDGKDKKTLLDSLENPTVKDNYTYYKIVKNHNIPSDSYEIRNYYRSGKLYAEGKTTDSLGYNKTGKFITYYENGNKKSEGSYTNSNPTGPYKTWYENGKLQMDAEYFDTEKTIGNLKINQFYDAKGKQTVKDGNGVYEEESYGGKSSGKIKDGLKEGEWKGSNTTTKATFIEFYNAGNLISGESTDSDSQKYPYREILENPEPYKGMENFYKYVAANFHIENVDTPVSDKIIVSFIVEKDGSVANIKILKGLGGQLDLEAKRIVKKYNGWKPGKVRGMFARISLALPIAIHID; encoded by the coding sequence ATGAAATCATTTCTACTTTCGGTATTATTTTTAATGATGCCTGTCTTGCTATTGGCGCAAGACGGAAAAGACAAAAAAACGCTCCTGGATTCTCTGGAAAACCCAACAGTCAAGGACAATTATACGTATTATAAGATTGTAAAAAACCATAATATTCCGAGTGATTCTTATGAAATAAGAAATTATTATCGTTCCGGGAAACTGTATGCAGAAGGAAAAACCACCGACAGTCTTGGCTATAACAAAACCGGAAAATTCATAACATATTACGAAAACGGCAACAAAAAAAGCGAAGGAAGTTATACCAACTCTAACCCTACAGGCCCTTATAAAACCTGGTATGAAAACGGCAAATTACAAATGGACGCCGAATATTTTGATACAGAAAAAACAATCGGGAATTTAAAAATCAATCAATTTTATGATGCCAAAGGAAAACAGACCGTCAAAGATGGAAACGGCGTCTATGAGGAGGAAAGTTATGGCGGAAAATCCAGCGGCAAAATAAAAGATGGCCTCAAGGAAGGCGAATGGAAAGGTAGCAACACTACCACAAAAGCTACTTTTATAGAATTTTACAACGCAGGAAATCTTATCTCCGGCGAAAGTACCGATTCTGATTCTCAAAAATACCCTTATCGTGAAATCCTTGAAAATCCGGAACCCTACAAAGGAATGGAAAACTTTTATAAATATGTGGCAGCAAATTTTCATATTGAGAATGTCGACACTCCAGTTAGTGACAAAATCATTGTGAGTTTTATCGTTGAAAAAGACGGTTCGGTAGCCAATATAAAAATACTAAAAGGCTTAGGCGGACAATTAGACCTGGAAGCTAAACGAATTGTAAAAAAATATAACGGATGGAAGCCGGGAAAAGTCAGAGGAATGTTCGCCAGAATCTCTTTGGCTCTGCCAATAGCTATTCACATCGACTAA
- a CDS encoding 2TM domain-containing protein — MENNQHELYEYARRRMKQKKRLYFHFILFFVGSIFFLIIHRVLDLDIYPGSNWDLWAIVVWAFIFVLHFIRVFITDSFMNKNWERSQIDKLVAKQERKIQQLQSKIDNNPQS, encoded by the coding sequence ATGGAAAATAACCAACACGAACTCTACGAATATGCCCGTCGCAGGATGAAACAGAAAAAACGTCTGTATTTCCACTTTATCCTGTTCTTTGTTGGAAGTATTTTTTTCCTCATCATTCACAGGGTATTAGACCTCGACATTTATCCGGGCTCTAATTGGGATTTATGGGCTATAGTCGTCTGGGCATTTATCTTTGTTCTTCATTTTATACGGGTATTTATTACTGATAGCTTCATGAACAAAAACTGGGAAAGGTCCCAAATTGACAAACTGGTCGCAAAACAAGAACGAAAAATACAGCAATTGCAGTCTAAAATCGACAACAACCCACAATCTTAA
- a CDS encoding dihydrofolate reductase, protein MITLIAAAAENNALGKDNAMLWHLPDDFKRFKAITTGHHIIMGRKTFESFPKPLPNRTHVIITRQKKYAPEGCIVVDSMENAIAACPKDEDIFIIGGGEIYNLGMPFADTIELTRVHDSFEADAFFPEINRNEWELISEEYHPADEKHKVDFSFQTFARK, encoded by the coding sequence ATGATTACCCTAATTGCTGCTGCTGCAGAAAACAATGCTCTTGGAAAAGACAATGCCATGCTTTGGCACTTACCGGATGACTTTAAACGGTTTAAAGCAATCACTACAGGGCATCATATTATTATGGGAAGAAAAACTTTTGAAAGCTTTCCCAAACCTTTACCTAACCGTACTCATGTCATCATAACCCGTCAGAAAAAATATGCTCCGGAAGGATGCATTGTGGTTGACAGTATGGAAAACGCCATTGCCGCCTGCCCTAAAGATGAAGATATTTTTATTATTGGCGGAGGCGAAATCTACAACCTCGGAATGCCGTTTGCCGACACAATCGAACTCACAAGAGTTCATGATTCGTTTGAAGCCGATGCCTTCTTTCCTGAAATAAACCGTAACGAATGGGAATTGATTTCTGAAGAATACCATCCAGCCGATGAAAAACACAAAGTTGATTTCAGTTTTCAGACTTTCGCAAGAAAATAA
- the ubiE gene encoding bifunctional demethylmenaquinone methyltransferase/2-methoxy-6-polyprenyl-1,4-benzoquinol methylase UbiE gives MSENVTPYKGSSLGKKEQVEQMFDTISGKYDGLNRVISFGIDIKWRKKVLKIVASKQPETILDIATGTGDLAILMSQTRASKIIGLDISAGMLEVGRKKIEAKNLSDRIEMIQADSENMPFEDNSFDAITVAFGVRNFEHLEKGLSEILRVLKPGGIFVILETSNPTKSPYKQFYNFYTKNILPLIGKLFSKDNAAYGYLSESASVFPFGEALNNILRKIGFIEVADQPQTFGVATIYSASKK, from the coding sequence ATGTCAGAGAACGTCACTCCCTATAAAGGTTCTTCTTTAGGAAAGAAAGAGCAGGTTGAGCAAATGTTTGATACGATTTCCGGAAAATACGACGGATTAAACCGCGTTATCTCTTTTGGTATCGATATCAAATGGAGAAAAAAAGTATTGAAGATTGTAGCCTCAAAACAACCGGAAACCATTTTAGATATTGCTACCGGAACGGGAGATTTGGCCATATTAATGTCACAGACCAGGGCTTCAAAAATAATAGGACTTGATATTTCCGCAGGAATGCTGGAAGTGGGAAGAAAAAAAATCGAAGCCAAAAACCTTTCAGACAGAATCGAAATGATTCAGGCCGATTCAGAAAACATGCCTTTTGAGGACAATTCTTTTGATGCTATTACGGTTGCTTTTGGAGTCAGAAACTTTGAACATCTTGAAAAAGGACTATCAGAAATCCTGCGTGTACTTAAACCTGGCGGAATTTTTGTTATTTTAGAAACTTCGAATCCAACAAAATCACCCTATAAACAATTTTATAATTTCTATACAAAAAACATCCTTCCTCTTATAGGAAAGCTGTTTTCTAAAGACAATGCCGCCTATGGCTATCTTTCAGAATCTGCGTCAGTTTTCCCTTTTGGCGAAGCCTTAAACAATATTTTGAGAAAAATTGGGTTTATAGAAGTTGCAGACCAACCACAAACCTTTGGAGTTGCAACCATTTACTCTGCCTCTAAGAAATAA
- a CDS encoding porin family protein, which produces MKKIFAIFLLSLSLNSQAQFGTNLFSKDPIINLENWDKQRVHWGYFLGFNAYDFKFDYKQPGKEIQVKGTTGFNVGLIGNLRLHEYIDLRFEPGLYYTQRDLLFPGFESESDALRQVKSTYIHFPLLLKFSSMRTGNIRPFLVGGVSTSLNLGSNSKSKEDNLNDRFRMKQWTNNYELGFGVDLYLEYFKFSPSIRGIFGLDDELIRDNDPNSPWTSNVGSMKTRGVFVNFTFQ; this is translated from the coding sequence ATGAAAAAAATATTTGCGATTTTTCTTTTATCCCTTTCCTTGAATAGTCAGGCGCAATTTGGCACCAACCTATTCAGCAAAGACCCTATTATCAATTTGGAAAACTGGGATAAACAGCGTGTCCATTGGGGCTACTTCCTCGGATTTAATGCCTATGACTTTAAATTCGATTACAAGCAGCCCGGAAAAGAAATACAAGTGAAAGGAACAACCGGATTTAACGTAGGTCTTATAGGAAATTTAAGGCTGCACGAATATATCGACCTTCGCTTTGAACCCGGATTATACTATACGCAAAGAGACCTTCTTTTCCCTGGCTTTGAGAGTGAAAGCGATGCTTTAAGACAAGTAAAGTCGACTTATATCCATTTCCCTTTATTATTAAAGTTTTCTTCGATGAGAACCGGAAATATCCGTCCGTTTTTAGTTGGTGGTGTTTCAACTTCCCTAAATCTGGGCAGTAATTCAAAGTCAAAAGAAGACAACTTAAATGACCGTTTCAGAATGAAACAATGGACAAATAATTACGAACTGGGATTTGGAGTTGATCTATATCTGGAATATTTCAAATTTTCTCCTTCTATCCGGGGTATATTCGGATTGGATGATGAGTTAATTCGTGATAATGACCCAAACAGTCCATGGACAAGCAATGTCGGTTCAATGAAAACCAGAGGCGTTTTTGTCAATTTTACTTTCCAATAG
- a CDS encoding TrmH family RNA methyltransferase → MVSKNQIKLITGLQQKKFRKEHQLFFAEGKKVIQELIHSDFFLEYLFTTTAVFPDVNPKKIINISESELKKISALTTPNDCLAVFRKPEPKKINETGLIVTLDDIRDPGNLGTIIRLCDWFGISELVCSEETVDIYNPKVVQATMGSIARVNVSYVNLEKFISETNLPVFGTFMDGDNIYKTELPKEGIIVMGNEANGISSQIEQTVNHRLAIPRFGNLQLTESLNVATATAIILSEFKRS, encoded by the coding sequence ATGGTTAGCAAAAACCAAATAAAATTAATAACGGGCTTACAGCAGAAAAAATTCAGAAAAGAGCACCAATTATTTTTTGCCGAAGGCAAAAAAGTGATTCAGGAACTAATCCATTCTGATTTTTTTCTGGAATATTTATTTACGACAACTGCGGTTTTTCCTGACGTAAATCCAAAAAAGATAATAAACATTTCCGAAAGCGAATTGAAAAAGATCAGTGCCCTGACTACTCCAAATGATTGTCTTGCCGTTTTCAGAAAACCGGAACCTAAAAAGATAAACGAAACCGGATTAATTGTTACGCTGGATGACATCCGCGACCCGGGAAATCTGGGCACTATAATACGTTTATGTGATTGGTTTGGCATTTCCGAATTGGTCTGTTCTGAGGAAACGGTTGATATTTATAATCCTAAGGTCGTGCAGGCTACTATGGGTTCAATTGCGCGAGTGAATGTTAGTTATGTAAATCTTGAAAAGTTTATATCCGAAACTAATTTGCCTGTTTTTGGAACTTTCATGGACGGTGACAACATTTATAAGACTGAATTACCGAAAGAAGGAATTATTGTCATGGGCAATGAGGCCAACGGAATTTCATCCCAAATTGAACAAACCGTGAATCATAGGCTGGCTATTCCGAGATTTGGAAATCTACAGTTAACGGAAAGCCTTAATGTGGCTACTGCTACTGCCATTATCCTAAGCGAATTCAAAAGAAGCTAA
- a CDS encoding BamA/TamA family outer membrane protein yields the protein MKKISTKISLFLLIGIIFTACNTVKRVPEGKRLLTKNEIVVNDQITKDEAIGNLLYQKPNSTILGYNLRLNLYNLAKQNPDSSFKAKMNANPKKYERLSKLLSKKQVERLGKSFFYSGFHNFLKRTGEPPVIIDEARAKKSTARLRAYYFNNGFFNAKTSYKIDTLPNKKGQIQYTVTTGEPYIIDSLYREIATPALDSLYEKNKNKTLIIPGQQFKSVNFEAERERITTNFRNNGAYYFQPTNINFVCDSIDTNHKTHVNLKISDRNVRVGDTTITKPFKLYKISEVNIFTDSPSNSNRVKVADSAIYNNFNIYSKDKLRYRPKALTDAIFISKGSTYADFRRTATSRSLNNLRVFNYPNIQFVEDSTDVNESSLIANIYLTPRKKFSFGASADVTHSNIQNFGISGSMTGTFRNLFRGAETLELSLRGNIGSSTDLGIANPNNVFFNLSEYGADVKLNIPRFFSPFNTDKLIAKNMIPNTVFSLGFAKQQNIGLDKENLTASMYYTWSPKRNTTSRFDLFNIQYVKNINKANYFNVYRSSYGRLNDVARDYASQVNPDYFNANGDLIIESGTNGFLQDVTGPNPTIVTSPEDLRVIESISERKDRLTENNLIFASSYTYTKNTKTDLLDNNFWIFKTKIESAGNFLGLISDIAKQPKNSLGNKTILQVEYSQYVKGELDFIKHWGLSGNRVLAMRAFFGIAIPYGNSNNIPFSRSYFAGGSNDNRAWQSYGLGPGSSGSINDFNEANLKILYSAELRFKMLGKLNGAIFGDAGNIWNVLDDVKDPKSTFTGIRSLENIAIGSGFGFRYDFNFFVIRLDIGFKTYDPAKEVGGRWFKDYNLGHSVLNIGINYPF from the coding sequence TTGAAAAAGATAAGCACAAAAATATCACTATTTCTTCTAATAGGAATCATATTTACCGCCTGTAACACTGTAAAAAGAGTTCCGGAAGGAAAAAGGCTTTTAACAAAGAATGAAATTGTTGTAAATGACCAGATCACAAAAGATGAGGCTATAGGCAATCTCCTGTACCAAAAGCCCAACAGCACCATTCTGGGATATAATCTGCGATTGAATTTATATAACCTTGCCAAGCAGAATCCGGATTCTTCCTTTAAGGCCAAAATGAACGCCAATCCAAAAAAATACGAAAGGCTTTCCAAATTGCTTTCAAAGAAACAGGTGGAACGTTTAGGAAAATCCTTTTTCTATTCCGGCTTTCACAACTTCCTGAAAAGAACCGGTGAGCCTCCGGTTATTATTGATGAGGCAAGGGCCAAGAAATCAACAGCACGACTGCGTGCCTATTATTTCAACAATGGTTTCTTCAATGCAAAAACATCTTATAAAATTGATACGCTTCCTAACAAAAAAGGACAGATACAATATACAGTAACCACCGGCGAACCCTATATTATAGACTCCCTTTACAGAGAAATAGCAACGCCCGCACTGGATTCGCTATATGAAAAGAACAAAAATAAAACGCTTATCATTCCCGGACAGCAATTCAAATCTGTAAACTTTGAGGCTGAACGCGAGCGTATTACCACAAACTTCAGAAATAACGGAGCCTATTATTTCCAGCCAACCAATATTAATTTTGTTTGCGACTCGATTGATACGAATCATAAAACCCACGTAAACCTGAAAATATCAGACCGTAACGTACGCGTTGGCGATACTACCATCACAAAACCTTTCAAACTTTATAAAATAAGCGAAGTAAATATCTTTACTGACAGTCCTTCCAATAGCAATCGGGTTAAGGTTGCTGACAGCGCTATCTACAACAACTTTAATATTTATAGTAAAGACAAGCTGCGTTACAGACCAAAAGCATTGACCGATGCTATTTTTATTTCAAAAGGAAGCACCTATGCCGATTTTAGAAGAACAGCAACCTCCAGGTCTCTGAATAACCTTCGCGTTTTCAACTATCCAAACATACAGTTTGTAGAAGATTCGACAGATGTCAATGAATCTTCACTCATTGCAAACATCTACCTTACGCCCCGTAAGAAGTTTAGCTTTGGTGCTTCCGCAGACGTGACCCATTCCAACATACAGAACTTTGGTATTTCGGGCAGTATGACAGGAACATTCCGTAACCTTTTCCGGGGAGCAGAAACCTTAGAGCTATCACTTAGGGGCAATATCGGTTCATCAACAGATTTAGGAATTGCAAATCCAAACAACGTGTTTTTTAACCTCTCAGAATATGGTGCTGACGTTAAGTTAAACATTCCGCGATTCTTTTCTCCTTTTAATACGGACAAGCTTATTGCAAAAAACATGATTCCCAACACTGTTTTCAGTCTTGGTTTTGCAAAACAGCAAAATATAGGTTTGGACAAAGAGAATCTGACGGCTTCAATGTATTATACCTGGAGTCCGAAACGAAATACAACTTCCCGTTTCGACCTGTTTAATATACAATATGTAAAAAACATCAATAAGGCGAATTATTTTAATGTGTACCGTTCGTCTTACGGAAGGTTAAATGACGTGGCAAGAGATTATGCCAGCCAGGTTAATCCGGATTACTTTAATGCCAATGGCGACCTTATTATAGAATCCGGAACAAACGGATTCCTTCAGGATGTAACCGGACCTAATCCAACCATTGTAACAAGTCCGGAAGATTTAAGAGTAATCGAAAGTATTTCTGAAAGAAAAGACCGATTGACAGAAAACAACCTGATTTTTGCTTCCAGCTATACCTATACTAAAAACACGAAAACCGACCTGCTCGATAACAATTTCTGGATTTTTAAGACCAAAATTGAATCTGCCGGAAACTTTTTAGGACTGATTTCAGACATTGCCAAACAGCCTAAAAATTCCTTGGGCAACAAAACCATCCTCCAGGTTGAATATTCGCAATATGTTAAAGGAGAGCTTGATTTTATAAAACACTGGGGGTTATCCGGCAACAGGGTATTGGCCATGCGCGCTTTTTTCGGAATAGCAATACCTTACGGAAATTCAAACAACATTCCCTTTTCACGAAGTTACTTTGCAGGAGGTTCCAATGACAACCGGGCCTGGCAGTCTTACGGACTTGGACCAGGAAGTAGTGGAAGCATTAACGACTTCAACGAGGCTAACTTAAAAATTCTATACAGCGCTGAACTCCGATTCAAAATGTTAGGAAAACTAAACGGTGCTATTTTTGGGGATGCAGGAAACATCTGGAACGTACTGGATGATGTAAAAGACCCAAAATCAACTTTCACAGGAATACGTTCTTTGGAGAATATTGCTATAGGTTCCGGATTTGGATTCCGATATGACTTCAACTTCTTTGTTATCCGTCTGGACATAGGGTTCAAGACCTATGACCCTGCCAAAGAAGTAGGTGGCAGATGGTTCAAAGATTACAATTTAGGCCACTCCGTATTAAATATTGGAATTAATTACCCATTCTAA
- the fbaA gene encoding class II fructose-bisphosphate aldolase translates to MAHNIKPGVATGDQVQEIFKYAKEKGFALPAVNVTGSSTINGVLETAAKLKAPVIIQFSNGGAIFNAGKGLSNENEKAAIAGAIAGAKHIHTLAEAYGATVILHTDHCAKKLLPWIDGLLDASEKHFAETGKPLFSSHMIDLSEEPIEENIEICKEYLKRMSKLGMTLEIELGITGGEEDGVDNSDVDSSKLYTQPEEVAYAYEELLKISPRFTVAAAFGNVHGVYKPGNVKLTPKILRNSQEYVQNKFNTGHNPVDFVFHGGSGSTLEEIREAIGYGVIKMNIDTDLQFAFTEGIRDYIVKNIDYLKTQIGNPEGPEAPNKKYYDPRKWIREGEVTFNTRLEQAFKDLNNVNTL, encoded by the coding sequence ATGGCTCATAATATAAAACCAGGAGTTGCAACCGGGGATCAAGTACAGGAGATTTTCAAATACGCAAAAGAAAAAGGCTTTGCACTGCCTGCCGTAAACGTAACAGGCTCAAGCACAATCAATGGCGTTTTGGAGACTGCTGCAAAATTAAAAGCTCCGGTTATCATACAGTTCTCAAATGGCGGTGCCATCTTCAATGCCGGAAAAGGCTTATCTAACGAAAACGAAAAAGCAGCTATCGCAGGAGCCATTGCCGGTGCAAAACACATCCACACTCTGGCAGAAGCTTATGGAGCAACTGTTATTTTACATACAGACCACTGTGCAAAAAAATTATTGCCTTGGATTGACGGACTTTTGGATGCATCTGAAAAACATTTTGCCGAAACAGGAAAACCGCTTTTCAGTTCTCACATGATTGACCTGTCTGAAGAGCCAATCGAAGAAAACATCGAAATCTGCAAAGAATACCTGAAAAGAATGTCCAAATTAGGAATGACTCTTGAAATCGAGCTTGGAATTACAGGTGGAGAAGAAGACGGAGTTGACAATTCTGATGTAGACAGTTCTAAATTATATACGCAGCCTGAAGAAGTAGCCTATGCTTATGAAGAACTTCTAAAAATCAGCCCTCGTTTTACAGTAGCAGCTGCTTTCGGAAACGTTCATGGCGTATACAAACCAGGAAACGTAAAGCTTACGCCAAAAATCCTTAGAAACTCACAAGAATACGTACAGAACAAATTCAACACAGGACACAATCCTGTAGATTTCGTATTCCACGGAGGTTCTGGATCAACTTTGGAAGAAATCAGAGAAGCTATTGGATATGGTGTTATTAAGATGAACATCGATACAGACCTGCAATTTGCCTTCACGGAAGGAATCAGAGATTATATCGTTAAGAATATTGACTATCTGAAAACCCAAATCGGAAATCCGGAAGGACCTGAAGCTCCAAATAAAAAATATTACGATCCAAGAAAATGGATCCGCGAAGGAGAAGTTACTTTCAACACCCGATTAGAGCAGGCTTTCAAAGACCTGAACAATGTAAACACTTTGTAA
- the accD gene encoding acetyl-CoA carboxylase, carboxyltransferase subunit beta, translating into MAWFKRTEKGITTATEDKKDVPKGLWYKSPTGKIVDADELARNLYVSPEDGFHVRIGSKEYFEILFDNNEFKELDAKMTSKDPLHFVDTKKYSDRLKDAMEKTKLKDAVRTAVGKSKGKDLVVCCMDFAFIGGSMGAVVGEKIARGIDYSIKNNIPFLMISKSGGARMMEAAYSLMQLAKTSAKLAQLAEAKIPYISLCTDPTTGGTTASYAMLGDVNISEPGALIGFAGPRVVKDTTGKDLPEGFQTAEFVLEHGFLDFITPRKELKNKINLYLDLILNNPIR; encoded by the coding sequence ATGGCTTGGTTTAAAAGAACAGAAAAAGGAATTACTACCGCTACAGAAGACAAGAAAGATGTTCCTAAGGGACTTTGGTATAAGTCGCCTACCGGAAAAATCGTAGATGCAGATGAATTAGCACGAAATTTATATGTGAGCCCGGAAGACGGATTTCACGTTAGAATTGGAAGCAAGGAATATTTCGAGATTTTGTTCGACAATAACGAATTCAAGGAATTGGATGCTAAAATGACATCGAAGGATCCGCTACATTTCGTGGATACTAAAAAATACTCAGACCGACTAAAAGACGCTATGGAAAAAACCAAGCTGAAAGATGCGGTTAGAACAGCAGTAGGAAAATCAAAAGGAAAAGACCTGGTTGTTTGCTGTATGGATTTTGCTTTTATTGGTGGTTCTATGGGTGCCGTAGTGGGTGAAAAAATTGCAAGAGGAATTGATTATTCTATCAAAAACAACATCCCTTTCCTAATGATTTCAAAATCAGGAGGAGCAAGAATGATGGAAGCAGCCTACTCTTTGATGCAGTTGGCAAAAACTTCTGCAAAATTGGCTCAATTAGCTGAAGCTAAAATTCCATACATCTCTTTATGTACTGATCCTACTACCGGAGGAACAACAGCATCCTATGCAATGTTGGGCGATGTGAACATTTCTGAGCCGGGAGCCTTAATTGGATTTGCAGGACCTCGTGTTGTAAAAGACACCACAGGAAAAGACCTCCCTGAAGGTTTCCAGACTGCAGAATTCGTCTTAGAACACGGTTTCTTAGATTTTATTACTCCTAGAAAAGAGTTGAAAAACAAGATAAATTTATACCTTGATTTGATTCTTAACAATCCAATCCGATAA
- a CDS encoding ABC transporter permease: protein MVVYLRLLRESFGFALNALRNNKLRTILSLLGVTIGIFSIIAVLTAVDSLDRKIKSDMSTLDKNTMYLKRFPFGPSEVPRWKRDQYPNVTYEEYDYLKNAVNGMDKSTYQLFTKREIVKYDTKSVSDVNIVPATYEFVEIQPQKIKEGRFFNESESNSGTPVAIIGYEVANSLFGNMDPIGKKIRLYGQRFTVIGVLEKQGQGMFGENNDISAFIPVNFLRNKFGDHNDSMTPIIIIKPDPGVDVDAFKGEIIQKLRNKRGLKVGSEDNFFIDVLSGFTDLIDGIVGTMNVIGWAICGFSLLVGGFGVANIMFVSVKERTNLIGIQKSLGAKNKFILMQFLFEAIILCLIGGVVGLLMVWGIAAILTNTLDFEFVLGFKNIVIGTTLAALIGLVSGILPAVSASRLDPVEAIRTGM from the coding sequence ATGGTTGTATATCTGCGCTTGCTGCGAGAAAGTTTTGGCTTTGCCCTGAATGCGTTACGCAATAATAAATTGCGGACCATTCTTTCGCTTCTTGGTGTCACCATAGGGATTTTTTCTATCATCGCCGTATTAACGGCAGTTGATTCTCTGGATAGAAAGATTAAAAGTGATATGAGCACATTGGATAAAAACACGATGTATCTGAAACGTTTTCCTTTTGGTCCGTCTGAAGTGCCGCGTTGGAAAAGGGACCAGTACCCGAATGTGACTTATGAAGAGTATGATTATCTCAAGAATGCGGTAAATGGTATGGACAAATCTACCTACCAGTTATTTACAAAACGTGAGATTGTAAAATACGATACCAAATCGGTCAGCGATGTCAATATTGTTCCTGCTACTTATGAATTTGTTGAAATTCAGCCCCAAAAGATAAAGGAAGGCCGCTTTTTTAATGAATCGGAGTCCAATTCAGGAACGCCGGTTGCCATAATTGGTTATGAGGTTGCCAACAGCCTTTTTGGAAATATGGACCCGATAGGAAAAAAAATCAGGTTGTATGGCCAGCGGTTTACCGTAATTGGAGTTCTGGAAAAACAGGGACAAGGGATGTTTGGTGAAAACAATGATATTTCAGCATTCATTCCTGTCAATTTTTTAAGAAATAAGTTTGGAGACCATAATGATTCCATGACGCCAATCATCATCATTAAGCCTGATCCGGGTGTTGATGTTGATGCGTTTAAAGGCGAAATCATTCAAAAGTTGCGAAACAAAAGAGGACTGAAAGTAGGAAGCGAGGATAACTTTTTTATTGATGTGTTGTCTGGTTTTACGGATTTGATTGACGGGATTGTAGGAACGATGAATGTGATAGGGTGGGCAATATGTGGCTTTTCGCTTTTAGTGGGTGGATTTGGTGTAGCCAATATTATGTTCGTATCGGTAAAAGAACGTACCAATCTGATTGGAATCCAAAAATCATTGGGAGCAAAAAATAAGTTTATTTTGATGCAATTCCTGTTTGAAGCAATCATATTATGTCTGATAGGTGGTGTGGTAGGTTTATTAATGGTATGGGGAATTGCGGCTATACTGACTAATACCTTGGATTTTGAGTTTGTGCTTGGTTTTAAGAATATTGTTATAGGAACAACTCTGGCTGCTCTTATAGGACTGGTGTCCGGAATATTGCCGGCTGTTTCAGCTTCCCGATTGGATCCGGTTGAAGCCATCAGGACAGGAATGTAA